One window of the Coleofasciculus sp. FACHB-1120 genome contains the following:
- a CDS encoding helix-hairpin-helix domain-containing protein, with product MFEWLPPAARLNPNLQSIRGRILNDPYYRLQSTQEIAIAAELGIKIDANQASVDDWLRLPGLSIHQARSLVSLARSGVQFFCIEDIAAALGMPPARLKPLEAVIRFCYYDDSSLATPQLINPNTASVEELMQIPLIDAVLAVTVVQNRLVAGSYRNLVDFQQRLSLPGNLTAQLMHYLRF from the coding sequence ATGTTTGAATGGCTACCACCCGCAGCTCGATTAAATCCAAATTTGCAGTCAATTCGGGGCAGGATTTTGAACGATCCCTACTACCGCCTGCAATCCACTCAAGAAATTGCGATCGCAGCGGAACTTGGTATCAAGATTGATGCAAATCAGGCAAGTGTAGACGATTGGCTGAGATTACCAGGGTTATCAATTCATCAAGCGCGATCGCTCGTTTCCCTTGCTCGATCTGGCGTTCAATTTTTCTGCATAGAGGATATTGCAGCAGCACTAGGAATGCCACCCGCTCGGCTAAAACCTCTAGAGGCAGTGATTAGATTTTGTTACTACGACGACTCTAGTTTGGCAACGCCGCAACTCATCAACCCGAATACAGCGTCTGTCGAAGAACTGATGCAGATTCCATTGATTGACGCGGTTCTCGCCGTCACAGTAGTGCAAAATCGTCTCGTTGCGGGGTCGTACCGCAACCTAGTTGATTTCCAGCAACGGCTATCGCTTCCTGGAAATCTAACTGCCCAATT